One genomic segment of bacterium includes these proteins:
- a CDS encoding cation-translocating P-type ATPase yields the protein MTTFFSKPAQAVFEELSSSPEGLETSEAKSRLLKYGSNLLQEPVRVSPLSLLLSQFKNVLIIILLIATVLSAFLGHGLEAAAILVIVLFAVLLGFYQELKSERAIEALRKMTAPTARVLRDKREVQLPSAELVPGDVMVLAAGDRVPADGRLFLAVHMRTEEAPLTGESTPVGKDASLVLPEKVPTGDRANMVFAGTTVSSGRARAVVTATGMETEFGKIAGMLQSIAPEATPLQKSLEKIGHGLAKAAIVIVALIVVLGLFRGQPFVEMLIFGIALAVAVVPEALPAVVTISLALGVQRMSRRNALMRNLHAVETLGSTTVICTDKTGTLTKGEMTVREIYLEGEPVEVTGAGYDPRGEFRGNAGNGGAPASLPELLSASVLCNDATLFLSEREEWAITGDPTEGALIVAARKAGLDETEIAEKNPRIGEIPFSSETKMMATLHATLSGKRIFIKGAPEVVIPVCSFEKTGGGVVPLDQAGRERILFVAREMASRALRVLAFCEKESESLSGLPEGGVFLGLAGMLDPPREEAKAAVETCKNAGIRPVMITGDHPKTAEAIARELGILQDGGIVTGKELDLMSVEGLASRIDSIDVYARVSPEHKLRIVEAFRARGEVVAMTGDGVNDAPALKRADIGISMGKSGTDVTREASAMTLADDSFASIVSAVEEGRIIYDNIKKYLKYLISSNVGEIGLIAGAALIGLPQPLTAVQILYVNLATDGLPALALAVDPPEKGLMLRRPRNSKEGIFSKPLALLMMEGGLWSMMANIALFGWALRSGRPLDEAMTMTFVSLVLIQFFKAYSFRSEHESVFRNTLANRWLNLSVAWELALLAAIVYLPAFHKPFGTFSLTAIDFAEAALCSLTIVPVLELTKFMLRRRET from the coding sequence ATGACGACTTTTTTCAGCAAACCCGCCCAGGCGGTCTTTGAAGAGCTTTCCTCCTCGCCGGAAGGGCTTGAAACCTCCGAGGCCAAAAGCAGGCTTTTGAAATACGGTTCCAACCTCCTACAGGAGCCCGTCAGGGTAAGCCCCCTTTCTCTGCTGTTGTCCCAGTTCAAAAACGTCCTCATTATCATTCTTCTCATCGCAACGGTCCTTTCCGCCTTTCTCGGGCACGGCCTGGAAGCCGCCGCCATCCTCGTAATCGTCCTTTTCGCCGTTCTTCTCGGCTTTTATCAGGAGCTGAAATCCGAAAGGGCTATCGAGGCCCTGCGCAAGATGACCGCGCCCACGGCAAGGGTCCTGCGGGACAAAAGGGAGGTTCAGCTTCCCTCCGCCGAACTGGTCCCCGGCGACGTTATGGTGCTGGCGGCGGGCGACCGGGTCCCCGCCGACGGCCGCCTTTTCCTGGCCGTCCACATGAGGACGGAGGAAGCGCCCCTCACCGGGGAATCGACACCCGTAGGCAAGGACGCCTCCCTCGTTCTCCCGGAAAAGGTCCCCACCGGCGACAGGGCCAACATGGTCTTCGCGGGCACTACCGTCAGCTCAGGCAGGGCGAGGGCGGTCGTAACCGCGACCGGAATGGAAACGGAGTTCGGCAAGATCGCCGGGATGCTCCAGTCCATCGCCCCCGAAGCCACCCCCCTGCAGAAAAGCCTCGAAAAGATAGGACACGGGCTCGCGAAGGCGGCAATCGTCATAGTCGCCTTAATCGTTGTCCTTGGGCTCTTCCGGGGGCAGCCTTTCGTGGAGATGCTGATCTTCGGGATAGCGCTGGCCGTCGCCGTCGTCCCCGAGGCCCTGCCCGCGGTGGTAACTATCTCGCTGGCCCTCGGCGTCCAAAGGATGAGCAGACGAAACGCCCTCATGCGAAACCTCCACGCCGTCGAGACCCTCGGCTCCACAACGGTCATATGCACCGACAAGACCGGCACCCTCACTAAAGGCGAGATGACGGTGCGCGAAATTTACCTCGAAGGGGAGCCGGTTGAAGTCACCGGGGCCGGTTACGACCCGCGCGGGGAATTCAGGGGAAATGCGGGAAACGGCGGGGCTCCCGCCTCCCTGCCGGAACTGCTCTCGGCAAGCGTCCTTTGCAACGACGCAACGCTTTTTCTAAGCGAGAGGGAGGAGTGGGCCATTACCGGCGACCCTACGGAGGGCGCCCTCATCGTCGCCGCCAGAAAAGCGGGGCTCGACGAAACGGAAATAGCGGAAAAAAACCCCCGGATCGGGGAAATTCCCTTCTCCTCCGAGACGAAAATGATGGCGACCCTTCACGCCACCCTCTCGGGAAAGAGGATTTTCATCAAGGGAGCGCCGGAGGTGGTAATTCCGGTCTGTTCCTTTGAAAAAACCGGGGGGGGCGTCGTCCCGCTCGATCAGGCGGGCAGGGAAAGGATCCTCTTTGTCGCGCGGGAAATGGCTTCGCGCGCCCTTCGCGTGCTGGCCTTCTGCGAAAAGGAGTCGGAATCCCTTTCCGGCCTCCCCGAGGGCGGCGTCTTCCTCGGCCTTGCGGGGATGCTGGATCCGCCGAGGGAGGAGGCGAAGGCTGCCGTCGAAACCTGCAAAAACGCCGGCATCCGCCCCGTGATGATAACGGGCGATCACCCGAAAACCGCCGAGGCGATAGCGCGGGAACTGGGCATTTTGCAGGATGGGGGTATCGTCACGGGAAAAGAGCTCGACCTCATGAGTGTTGAAGGGCTCGCCTCGCGTATCGATTCCATCGACGTTTACGCGCGGGTATCCCCGGAACACAAGCTGCGCATCGTTGAGGCTTTCAGGGCGAGGGGCGAGGTGGTGGCGATGACCGGCGACGGCGTCAACGACGCGCCGGCTCTCAAAAGGGCTGATATCGGCATCTCTATGGGTAAAAGCGGCACCGACGTAACGCGGGAGGCCTCCGCGATGACGCTGGCCGACGACAGTTTCGCCTCCATCGTCTCCGCCGTCGAGGAGGGGCGTATTATCTACGACAACATAAAGAAATATCTGAAATACCTTATCTCCTCGAACGTCGGCGAGATAGGGCTTATCGCGGGCGCGGCGCTCATCGGGCTCCCCCAGCCCCTTACCGCGGTCCAGATACTCTACGTAAACCTCGCGACCGACGGGTTGCCCGCGCTGGCCCTCGCGGTGGACCCGCCGGAAAAGGGGCTCATGCTCCGCCGCCCGAGAAACTCGAAAGAGGGAATCTTCTCGAAGCCCCTGGCTCTTCTGATGATGGAGGGAGGGCTATGGTCGATGATGGCGAACATCGCCCTTTTCGGCTGGGCGCTTCGCTCGGGGAGGCCGCTCGACGAGGCGATGACGATGACCTTCGTCTCGCTCGTGCTGATACAGTTTTTCAAGGCCTACAGCTTTCGCTCGGAGCACGAGTCCGTCTTCCGCAACACCCTCGCCAACAGGTGGCTCAACCTCTCGGTCGCCTGGGAACTCGCGCTGCTCGCGGCAATCGTCTACCTCCCCGCCTTCCACAAGCCTTTCGGGACCTTTTCGCTTACTGCGATCGACTTCGCGGAGGCCGCCCTCTGCTCCCTGACCATCGTTCCCGTCCTTGAACTCACCAAATTCATGCTGAGACGAAGGGAAACCTGA
- a CDS encoding DedA family protein translates to MEIINFFIDFILHVDTRLGSIIAEHGAYVYPILFTIIFCETGLVVTPFLPGDSLLFAAGSFAALGSMDLFTLMLLLTAAAICGDNTNYWIGRKIGPGIFRSEKNILFRRDYLDKTQRYYGIHGGKTVLFARFMPIFRTFVPFVAGVGRMEYSRFLPYSVSGSILWVNGFVLAGYFFGSLPFVRQRFTLVIFGIILISMFPMLLHGFRTFRARLRKKALENE, encoded by the coding sequence ATGGAAATAATAAATTTCTTCATCGATTTCATCCTCCACGTCGATACCCGGCTGGGCTCGATTATCGCCGAGCACGGGGCCTACGTTTACCCGATCCTCTTTACGATAATATTCTGCGAGACGGGCCTCGTGGTCACTCCTTTTCTGCCGGGGGATTCGCTTCTTTTCGCCGCCGGGTCCTTCGCCGCCCTCGGCTCGATGGATCTTTTCACCCTTATGCTCCTCCTCACCGCCGCAGCCATATGCGGAGACAATACAAATTACTGGATAGGCAGAAAGATAGGCCCCGGAATATTCAGGAGCGAAAAAAACATTCTTTTTCGCCGCGACTACCTCGACAAAACCCAGAGGTATTACGGGATACACGGGGGGAAAACCGTCCTTTTCGCGCGGTTCATGCCCATTTTCCGCACCTTCGTCCCCTTCGTCGCGGGCGTGGGGCGGATGGAGTACTCCCGCTTCCTGCCCTACAGCGTCAGCGGCTCGATACTCTGGGTGAACGGTTTCGTGCTCGCGGGATACTTCTTCGGGAGTTTGCCCTTTGTCCGGCAGCGCTTTACCCTGGTCATCTTCGGAATCATCCTTATCTCGATGTTCCCGATGCTTCTCCACGGCTTTCGGACCTTCAGGGCCAGACTCAGAAAAAAAGCCCTGGAAAACGAGTGA
- a CDS encoding right-handed parallel beta-helix repeat-containing protein — MKYAQKTSFAIALCLAILFSVTSRAEEQLILEKNTEWSGALDFKTEVVVKEGVTLTVRPGTKAAFGPGARLIVLGSLSVEGSPGGSVYLGPGAEGEKKDQKWGGIVFGGVTSARVSRARIVGAEKIEVSNSSVTFSDSVVEKGVNGFFFVTGGRSLIEKCRISDMSESGVTVTLNSLVEIYGSSIERCKKTGVSNNQHGAIRVGGCTVTDCETGISVTGDQSVVSDNTVKKCVEGIAVSQGNEGTKIHGNTVSEVETGIYCFRFASPEVIANTITKAKTGIKCFQTSNPVIAQNRLEDNKTAIACLQMCRPVIEKNQIEKNGVGVYLHLSSYAIMNSNNFDKNRLHVELDNMSADWERRAAKKPTRSAQALNEQLVQKGRAMPEKVEEDISYMGAVEATGNWWGEATTAEMKKKGAEADISTLKDYYDVQKRTYEGWEGEYVQDKIDYSGYLSAPVADAGPKGLKQ, encoded by the coding sequence ATGAAATACGCCCAAAAAACCTCATTTGCGATAGCCCTCTGCCTGGCGATTCTCTTTAGCGTCACTTCGAGGGCCGAGGAGCAGCTTATCCTCGAAAAAAACACCGAGTGGTCGGGCGCTCTGGATTTCAAAACCGAAGTGGTCGTCAAAGAAGGCGTAACCCTGACGGTCAGGCCGGGGACAAAAGCAGCTTTCGGCCCCGGCGCGAGGCTTATCGTGCTGGGAAGCCTGTCGGTAGAGGGAAGCCCGGGGGGGAGCGTCTATCTTGGGCCGGGGGCCGAGGGAGAAAAAAAGGATCAGAAGTGGGGGGGCATCGTCTTTGGAGGAGTCACCTCCGCCCGCGTTTCCCGCGCACGGATAGTGGGGGCCGAGAAGATCGAGGTGTCGAACAGTTCCGTCACCTTTTCGGATTCGGTCGTCGAAAAAGGCGTGAATGGATTTTTTTTCGTCACCGGGGGGCGCTCTCTGATAGAAAAGTGTCGGATTTCCGACATGTCGGAGAGCGGGGTGACGGTCACCCTCAATTCCCTCGTGGAGATTTACGGCTCCAGCATCGAGCGCTGCAAGAAAACCGGAGTCAGCAACAACCAGCACGGAGCCATAAGGGTGGGCGGCTGCACCGTGACGGATTGCGAAACCGGAATTTCGGTAACCGGCGACCAGTCGGTGGTTTCGGACAATACGGTAAAAAAATGCGTGGAGGGAATCGCGGTTTCGCAGGGGAACGAGGGCACCAAAATCCACGGAAATACGGTGAGCGAGGTTGAAACGGGGATCTACTGCTTCCGGTTCGCTTCCCCCGAGGTAATCGCCAACACCATCACCAAAGCAAAAACCGGCATAAAGTGTTTCCAGACCTCGAACCCGGTTATTGCCCAAAACAGGCTCGAAGATAACAAGACCGCGATAGCGTGCCTTCAGATGTGCCGCCCCGTAATCGAGAAAAACCAGATAGAGAAGAACGGGGTGGGCGTTTACCTCCACCTCTCCTCCTACGCGATAATGAACTCCAACAACTTCGACAAAAACCGGCTTCACGTAGAGCTGGACAACATGAGCGCCGACTGGGAGAGGCGGGCGGCGAAAAAGCCCACGCGCTCGGCGCAGGCGCTTAACGAGCAGCTTGTCCAGAAGGGCAGGGCGATGCCGGAGAAGGTCGAGGAGGACATCTCCTACATGGGCGCCGTAGAGGCAACCGGGAACTGGTGGGGGGAGGCGACCACCGCCGAGATGAAGAAAAAGGGCGCTGAGGCCGATATCTCGACCCTCAAGGATTACTACGACGTTCAAAAGCGCACCTACGAGGGGTGGGAGGGGGAGTACGTGCAGGACAAGATAGATTACTCAGGCTACCTTTCAGCACCCGTAGCCGACGCGGGCCCAAAGGGTCTAAAACAGTAA
- a CDS encoding DUF362 domain-containing protein — protein sequence MNRREFIKNSALFCAGTALVPGYPLSAYAAQGPLVVMAEGKSAASLVRETVKALGGMEAFVKPGETVVVKPNIGWDRTPEQAANTHPEVVTEVIRLCLAAGAAKVKVFDRTCNEPRRCYVTSGIGPAVEAIGDPRVELSHIDDRRYRVVDIPGGVFLTRQPFYEDALTADKFINLPVAKHHGASLLTLGMKNIMGVAGGNRAGFHRNLPDALTDINLAIRSHLTIIDATRILLANGPQGGRLEDVKIANTLVAGTDIVAADSVAVSLFGKTPLDIPFLVTAGKRGLGVNDLEKIRVMRLKAGG from the coding sequence ATGAACCGCAGGGAATTCATTAAAAATTCCGCCCTGTTTTGCGCCGGAACGGCCCTCGTGCCGGGCTACCCCCTCAGCGCTTACGCCGCCCAGGGGCCGCTGGTGGTCATGGCCGAGGGCAAATCCGCGGCTTCGCTCGTGAGGGAGACCGTAAAGGCCCTCGGCGGCATGGAAGCTTTCGTAAAGCCCGGCGAGACGGTCGTGGTAAAGCCCAATATAGGCTGGGACCGCACCCCCGAGCAGGCCGCCAACACCCACCCCGAGGTGGTCACCGAGGTAATCCGCCTCTGCCTCGCTGCGGGAGCCGCGAAGGTCAAGGTATTCGACCGCACCTGCAACGAGCCGCGCCGCTGTTACGTGACCAGCGGGATAGGCCCCGCCGTAGAGGCTATCGGCGACCCGAGGGTCGAGCTTTCCCATATCGACGACCGCCGCTACAGGGTCGTCGATATTCCCGGCGGCGTCTTTCTCACGCGCCAGCCATTTTACGAAGACGCGCTTACCGCCGACAAGTTCATAAACCTCCCCGTAGCAAAACACCACGGCGCCTCTCTCCTCACCCTCGGGATGAAGAACATAATGGGGGTGGCGGGCGGCAACAGGGCAGGTTTTCACAGGAATCTCCCCGACGCGCTGACCGATATAAACCTCGCTATCCGCTCTCACCTGACCATTATCGACGCGACCCGCATCCTTCTGGCCAACGGCCCGCAGGGCGGAAGACTTGAGGACGTGAAGATCGCCAATACCCTCGTAGCGGGAACCGACATCGTCGCCGCCGACAGCGTCGCCGTCTCCCTCTTCGGCAAGACGCCGCTGGATATCCCCTTTCTCGTAACCGCCGGAAAGCGCGGGCTCGGCGTGAACGATCTCGAAAAGATACGGGTGATGCGCCTAAAGGCGGGCGGATGA
- a CDS encoding 4Fe-4S binding protein encodes MKPKLLRRLSQAGVFAVFFFLFLNTEYKDNDILPYAVNIFLRLDPLMAGAATLASRTLIPMLWPSLIVLGLTVLFGRFFCGWLCPLGSILDLTSFAIGKKRRPGAPKRWRNVKFGVLAVLAGSALFTLQLVFLFDPLCLLIRSFTVSIFPAANYALNGTFSSLYETRIGAVTAVSEPVYSFLKNHFLTFGQQYFQLAALTGFIFIGILGLELVERRFWCRNLCPLGALLGLCGKHALVKRRVSTACTSCSACAKKCPMGAVDEDFTGTKYAECVACLECKETCPEKAITFTGAVSPKPSAPDIQRRTVLTSLALGALSLTFLRTEAKARYGDPRRIRPPGALPEEEFLARCTRCGECMRVCIANGLQPAISEAGIQGVWSPVLVAKIGYCEYNCSLCGQVCPTGAIKRLPLAEKTKVRIGLAEVNRTRCLPWIGASECIVCEEHCPTPEKAIKLRTEELEGKSFKKPYVDENLCIGCGICETKCPLVDKAAINVTSRGESRAAT; translated from the coding sequence ATGAAACCGAAACTTCTCCGGAGACTGTCGCAGGCGGGAGTCTTCGCGGTCTTTTTCTTTCTTTTTCTGAACACCGAGTACAAGGACAACGACATCCTTCCCTACGCGGTGAATATTTTCCTTCGGCTGGACCCGCTGATGGCGGGCGCGGCAACGCTTGCCTCCCGCACCCTCATACCCATGCTGTGGCCCTCGCTCATCGTGCTGGGCCTGACCGTGCTCTTCGGGCGCTTCTTCTGCGGCTGGCTCTGCCCCCTTGGGTCCATCCTCGACCTGACGAGCTTCGCCATCGGCAAAAAGCGCCGTCCCGGCGCGCCGAAACGGTGGAGGAACGTCAAATTCGGCGTGCTGGCCGTCCTCGCGGGCTCCGCCCTCTTCACCCTTCAACTCGTCTTCCTCTTCGACCCGCTGTGCCTGCTCATCCGCTCCTTCACCGTCTCGATTTTCCCGGCGGCCAATTACGCCCTGAACGGGACGTTCTCCTCCCTCTACGAAACGAGGATCGGCGCGGTGACGGCGGTTTCCGAGCCGGTTTATTCCTTCCTGAAAAACCACTTCCTCACCTTCGGGCAGCAGTATTTTCAGCTTGCGGCTCTGACGGGATTCATTTTTATCGGGATTCTGGGACTTGAGCTTGTCGAGCGCCGCTTCTGGTGCAGAAACCTCTGCCCGCTGGGGGCTCTTCTTGGCCTCTGCGGTAAGCACGCCCTTGTGAAGCGCAGGGTGTCCACCGCCTGCACAAGCTGCTCCGCCTGCGCCAAAAAGTGCCCGATGGGTGCGGTCGATGAGGATTTTACCGGCACAAAGTACGCCGAGTGCGTCGCCTGCCTCGAATGCAAAGAGACCTGCCCCGAAAAGGCGATAACCTTTACCGGCGCGGTCTCACCGAAGCCCTCCGCGCCCGACATCCAGAGGCGGACGGTGCTCACCTCTCTGGCCCTCGGAGCCCTTTCCCTCACTTTTTTGCGGACGGAGGCGAAAGCGCGTTACGGAGACCCGAGGCGGATACGCCCGCCGGGAGCGCTGCCGGAGGAGGAATTTCTGGCGCGCTGCACCCGCTGCGGCGAGTGCATGAGGGTCTGCATAGCCAACGGCCTCCAGCCCGCCATCTCCGAAGCGGGCATTCAGGGGGTCTGGAGCCCGGTGCTGGTGGCTAAAATCGGCTACTGCGAATACAACTGCTCGCTTTGCGGGCAGGTGTGTCCCACCGGCGCGATAAAAAGACTTCCGCTCGCGGAAAAGACGAAGGTGCGCATAGGCCTTGCCGAGGTGAACAGAACCCGCTGCCTCCCCTGGATAGGCGCATCGGAGTGCATAGTCTGCGAGGAACACTGCCCGACGCCGGAAAAGGCGATCAAGCTTCGGACGGAGGAACTGGAGGGGAAATCCTTCAAGAAGCCTTACGTGGACGAGAATCTCTGTATCGGGTGCGGAATCTGCGAGACGAAGTGCCCGCTTGTCGACAAAGCCGCCATAAACGTCACCTCTCGCGGGGAGTCGCGGGCCGCGACTTAG
- the porA gene encoding pyruvate ferredoxin oxidoreductase produces the protein MLKQMDGSLAVARAVALCRPEVIGAYPITPQTHIVEGIGEMVKAGELENCEFINVESEFAALGVCIGASATGARTYTATASQGLLYMAEAVYNASGLGLPIVMTIGNRSIGAPINIWNDHTDAMSMRDAGWIQLYVETNQKAVDVHIQAFRLAELLSCPVMVCMDGFILTHAYERIDVPEQEQVDRFLPSFEPVQALDPDSPMSIGAMVGPEAFTEVRYLAHHKQLRALELIPAINEEFKNIFGRDSGGLIKTYRAEDAETIVVAMGSVIGTIKDVVDELREEGVKIGVLAIRSFRPFPASCLREALRDAKRIIVIEKSFALGMGGIVSTNLRTALGNSTTPICSVVAGLGGRAITRRSLHNLFRKARKDELRGTYFLDLDCAVVKRELAREREKRRSGSTAENILKDVGVVDAANPF, from the coding sequence ATGCTAAAGCAAATGGACGGGTCTCTGGCCGTCGCCCGGGCCGTAGCCCTCTGCCGTCCCGAAGTCATAGGCGCTTACCCGATCACTCCCCAGACCCACATCGTCGAGGGGATAGGCGAGATGGTGAAGGCGGGTGAGCTTGAAAACTGCGAGTTCATCAACGTCGAATCGGAGTTCGCCGCGCTGGGAGTCTGCATCGGCGCTTCGGCCACCGGCGCGCGCACCTACACCGCCACCGCCAGCCAGGGGCTCCTCTACATGGCCGAGGCTGTCTACAACGCCTCCGGCCTCGGGCTTCCGATAGTAATGACTATCGGAAACCGTTCCATAGGAGCCCCGATAAATATCTGGAACGACCACACCGACGCCATGTCGATGCGCGACGCCGGGTGGATACAGCTCTACGTCGAGACAAACCAGAAGGCGGTGGACGTCCACATTCAGGCTTTCCGCCTCGCGGAGTTGCTCAGCTGCCCCGTCATGGTCTGCATGGACGGCTTCATCCTCACCCACGCCTACGAGCGCATCGACGTGCCGGAGCAGGAGCAGGTGGACAGGTTTTTGCCATCCTTCGAGCCCGTTCAGGCGCTCGACCCGGACTCCCCGATGTCGATCGGCGCGATGGTCGGCCCCGAGGCCTTCACCGAGGTCCGCTACCTCGCCCACCACAAGCAGCTTCGCGCCCTCGAACTCATTCCCGCCATCAACGAAGAGTTCAAAAATATCTTCGGGCGCGACTCCGGCGGGCTCATCAAGACCTACCGGGCCGAAGACGCGGAGACGATAGTCGTCGCTATGGGGTCGGTGATAGGGACGATAAAGGACGTTGTGGATGAGCTTCGCGAGGAGGGGGTGAAGATAGGCGTACTCGCCATCCGCTCCTTTCGCCCCTTCCCCGCATCCTGCCTGCGCGAGGCGCTGAGGGACGCCAAAAGGATAATCGTCATCGAAAAATCCTTCGCGCTGGGCATGGGCGGCATCGTCTCGACGAACCTCCGCACCGCGCTGGGCAACTCCACGACACCCATTTGCTCCGTGGTCGCCGGTCTCGGCGGAAGGGCGATAACCAGGCGCTCCCTCCACAATCTCTTCCGGAAGGCCCGCAAGGACGAGCTTCGCGGCACCTACTTCCTCGATCTCGACTGCGCGGTGGTAAAGCGCGAGCTCGCGAGGGAGAGGGAAAAGAGGCGCTCGGGCTCCACCGCGGAAAACATCCTTAAAGACGTAGGCGTCGTTGACGCCGCGAATCCCTTCTAA
- a CDS encoding TM2 domain-containing protein, producing the protein MLPGTGFCTECGGELRPGAEVCPRCGARILCRTGPGRLTAALLAIFLGSLGAHKFYLGRIGPGVLYLLLCWTLLPGILGVIEGITYLLMTEEGFRARY; encoded by the coding sequence ATGTTGCCGGGTACGGGTTTTTGCACGGAGTGCGGCGGTGAATTAAGGCCCGGAGCGGAGGTATGCCCCCGCTGCGGGGCCAGAATACTGTGCCGCACCGGCCCGGGCAGGTTGACCGCCGCCCTTCTGGCGATATTCCTCGGCTCGCTTGGCGCCCACAAGTTTTATCTTGGACGAATCGGCCCCGGGGTGCTGTATCTTCTCCTTTGCTGGACCCTGTTGCCGGGAATTCTCGGCGTTATCGAGGGGATAACGTATCTTCTGATGACCGAAGAGGGTTTCAGGGCCAGATACTGA
- a CDS encoding right-handed parallel beta-helix repeat-containing protein, whose translation MMKNMTALVIFLALLAAFAPSSATAQEPLSLDRAYITKDTTWSGTVLLRGQNVVQRGVNLTIEPGTVVKFEWSDEDKNNIGDGELTVEGNLIARGTKEKPILFTSARQTPEKKDWTFVQISVSKNSAVERCIFEYAFTGLQIHYSKAEVRDNIFRGNYEAMRFSTADVLIEHNDFTGNVYGIRTESNGSRTTIRNNSFRGNGHAYFPVRKTGSSVRFFDNNVENSLRYNVNVGQSQHEDLDLSGNWWGSADKEKVAEKFFDKTKDASLGRVNFEPFLQKPVEDSGVR comes from the coding sequence ATGATGAAAAACATGACCGCTCTTGTGATTTTTCTTGCCTTGCTGGCCGCCTTCGCGCCCTCTTCGGCCACAGCGCAGGAGCCGCTGAGCCTTGACAGGGCGTACATAACAAAGGACACGACCTGGAGCGGAACCGTCCTGCTTCGCGGACAGAACGTAGTCCAGAGGGGCGTCAACCTGACGATAGAGCCGGGAACGGTTGTAAAATTCGAGTGGAGCGACGAGGACAAGAACAACATAGGCGACGGCGAACTGACGGTAGAGGGGAACCTGATCGCCAGGGGAACGAAGGAAAAACCCATCCTCTTCACCTCCGCCCGCCAAACCCCGGAAAAAAAGGACTGGACCTTCGTGCAGATCTCGGTCAGCAAAAATTCCGCCGTCGAGCGATGCATCTTCGAGTACGCCTTCACCGGCCTGCAGATTCACTACTCGAAGGCGGAGGTGCGGGACAATATATTCAGGGGGAATTACGAAGCCATGCGCTTCTCGACAGCCGACGTGCTGATCGAACACAACGACTTTACCGGCAACGTGTACGGCATACGCACCGAATCCAACGGCTCGCGCACCACCATACGCAACAACAGCTTCAGGGGAAACGGGCACGCCTACTTCCCCGTCAGAAAAACAGGCTCCTCGGTGAGGTTTTTCGACAACAACGTCGAAAACTCCCTCCGGTACAACGTCAACGTCGGCCAGAGCCAGCACGAGGACCTCGATCTCTCGGGTAACTGGTGGGGCAGTGCGGACAAAGAAAAGGTCGCTGAAAAATTCTTCGACAAGACGAAGGACGCCTCCCTCGGGAGGGTAAACTTCGAGCCCTTCCTTCAGAAGCCGGTGGAAGACTCCGGCGTGAGGTAA
- a CDS encoding 2-oxoacid:acceptor oxidoreductase translates to MFQIRIHGRGGQGVVSGAEMLSISAFLEGKHAQAFPSFGSERMGAPVVAFCRIDDKEIRLREPIMEPDALIIQDPTLFSAINVFTGFNPDGFLIVNTTRSFEELGIEEFASQLPPGNILAVPATELAMKYVRRPVPNVPLLGGFARLTGKISLESVKAAIREKFPGPLGEANISAVCAAYETSAPLKS, encoded by the coding sequence ATGTTTCAGATCCGCATTCATGGCCGGGGAGGCCAGGGAGTGGTTTCGGGAGCCGAGATGCTCTCCATATCGGCTTTTCTGGAGGGGAAGCACGCCCAGGCCTTTCCCAGCTTCGGCTCGGAGCGCATGGGAGCCCCCGTGGTGGCCTTCTGCCGCATAGACGATAAGGAAATCCGCCTCCGCGAGCCGATTATGGAGCCGGACGCCCTTATAATTCAGGACCCCACCCTCTTTAGCGCCATAAACGTCTTCACCGGCTTTAATCCGGATGGCTTTCTCATAGTAAATACTACCCGGTCCTTCGAGGAATTGGGAATAGAAGAGTTCGCAAGCCAACTTCCGCCCGGGAACATTCTGGCGGTTCCGGCCACCGAGCTGGCGATGAAGTACGTCAGGCGGCCGGTGCCGAACGTCCCCCTTCTCGGCGGCTTTGCACGCCTCACCGGCAAGATATCGCTGGAATCGGTGAAGGCCGCTATACGCGAGAAATTCCCCGGCCCTCTCGGCGAGGCCAACATTTCGGCGGTGTGCGCGGCCTACGAAACCTCCGCCCCGTTAAAATCTTAA